One genomic segment of Picosynechococcus sp. PCC 7002 includes these proteins:
- a CDS encoding PIN domain-containing protein, giving the protein MRNILFDSDVIIDVLTKREPFFIESARALDFAAHDSGINLYIAAHAVTNIFYIVRRSLGVTETRQSIEHLLQKIEVAGVNDAIIRDALATNLKDFEDAVNIKTAEEINAELIITRNLPDYEGADVPAISPATFLGMNTKS; this is encoded by the coding sequence TTGAGAAATATCCTTTTTGATAGTGATGTCATCATCGATGTCCTAACGAAACGGGAGCCTTTCTTCATAGAGTCTGCCAGAGCCCTAGACTTTGCCGCCCACGACTCAGGGATAAACCTATATATTGCGGCCCATGCCGTCACCAATATTTTCTACATTGTTCGTCGTTCCCTGGGGGTAACTGAAACCCGTCAGAGTATCGAACACCTACTACAAAAAATAGAAGTCGCTGGGGTTAACGATGCCATTATTCGCGATGCTCTAGCTACTAACCTCAAGGACTTTGAAGATGCTGTTAACATTAAAACTGCTGAGGAAATCAACGCAGAACTGATCATCACTAGAAATCTCCCAGATTATGAGGGTGCTGATGTACCAGCTATTTCTCCAGCTACCTTTCTAGGAATGAATACAAAATCTTGA
- a CDS encoding putative toxin-antitoxin system toxin component, PIN family — MVPRIVLDTNVFVSALISASGLSRELLRRCLQGQCLPLMGNALFTEYESVIHRKDVLTRCPLSPDEIQTLLAALMGVCQWVSIYYLWRPNLQDEGDNHLLELAIAGNARAIITGNTKDFQRAELLFPDLLILTPEMFIRRLQDGNINNSSS; from the coding sequence ATGGTTCCCCGCATTGTCTTAGATACCAATGTTTTTGTGAGTGCTTTAATTAGTGCTTCTGGCTTGAGTCGAGAGCTGCTTCGTCGCTGCCTTCAGGGTCAATGCTTACCACTCATGGGCAATGCTTTGTTTACTGAGTACGAATCAGTGATTCACCGCAAGGATGTTCTCACTCGATGCCCTCTCTCTCCTGATGAAATTCAGACGTTATTGGCGGCACTTATGGGGGTTTGTCAGTGGGTTTCTATTTACTATCTCTGGCGACCTAATCTACAGGATGAAGGCGATAATCATTTGCTGGAATTGGCGATCGCCGGCAATGCGCGAGCCATTATTACGGGGAATACCAAAGATTTCCAAAGGGCTGAACTACTCTTTCCTGATTTATTAATTCTTACACCAGAAATGTTTATACGGAGGTTACAAGATGGCAACATTAACAATTCGTCTTCCTGA
- a CDS encoding Fic family protein, whose protein sequence is MAIANRAGQYVQQVEGYRAFIPKPLPPSPEIEMDQEMWNLLSLADRALGRLDGSTDALPNPDLFVFMYVRKEAVLSSQIEGTQASLIDVLEFESQTLDPDNPQDVEEVVNYIAAVNYGLERLQSLPVSLRLIREIHKKLMQGVRGAERSPGEFRRTQNWIGAGGCTLQDASYVPPPPHEMKLCLDNLEKFLHDLRPMPPLLKIGLAHAQFETIHPFLDGNGRAGRLLITFLLCEQQILQRPLLYISYYFKKYRTRYYDLLQGVRDAGDWESWLKFFLRGIAETANEAARTARQIVQLKEEHRILLLERMGRKSGNAIALLETLYFKPIFTVEHAMEVTRLSYPNANRLVKDLCNIGLLEEITGQKRNRAFCYAPYLAVFKDG, encoded by the coding sequence ATGGCGATCGCCAACCGAGCGGGTCAGTATGTGCAACAAGTAGAGGGCTATCGGGCGTTTATTCCGAAGCCATTGCCACCAAGTCCTGAGATTGAGATGGATCAGGAAATGTGGAATTTACTTTCTTTGGCAGATCGGGCATTGGGTCGTCTGGATGGTTCGACGGATGCATTACCGAATCCTGATCTATTTGTTTTTATGTATGTTCGTAAAGAGGCAGTATTATCGAGTCAGATTGAAGGAACTCAGGCTTCTCTGATTGATGTACTGGAGTTTGAATCTCAGACTTTGGATCCAGATAATCCACAGGATGTGGAGGAAGTCGTTAACTATATTGCGGCGGTGAATTACGGTTTGGAGCGTTTACAGTCGTTACCTGTCTCCTTGCGCTTAATTCGAGAAATCCATAAAAAATTGATGCAGGGAGTTCGAGGTGCTGAACGGAGTCCGGGGGAGTTTCGCCGTACTCAGAATTGGATTGGGGCGGGTGGTTGTACGCTTCAAGATGCGAGTTATGTACCGCCGCCACCCCATGAGATGAAGCTGTGTTTGGATAATTTAGAAAAGTTTTTACATGATCTGCGACCTATGCCGCCGTTGCTCAAGATTGGTTTAGCCCATGCGCAGTTCGAGACGATTCACCCGTTTTTGGATGGGAATGGTCGGGCGGGTCGTTTGTTGATTACTTTTTTGCTCTGTGAGCAGCAAATCCTCCAGCGACCTTTACTTTATATTTCCTACTATTTTAAGAAGTATCGAACTCGTTATTACGACCTGTTGCAGGGGGTTCGAGATGCAGGGGATTGGGAGAGTTGGTTAAAGTTTTTCCTGCGGGGGATTGCAGAAACGGCAAATGAGGCGGCAAGGACAGCACGGCAGATTGTCCAACTAAAGGAGGAGCACCGTATTTTACTGTTGGAGCGGATGGGGCGAAAGTCGGGGAATGCCATCGCTTTATTAGAAACGCTTTATTTTAAGCCGATCTTCACGGTGGAACATGCCATGGAGGTGACGAGGTTATCCTATCCCAATGCGAATAGATTGGTGAAAGACCTTTGTAATATTGGTTTACTGGAGGAAATCACAGGACAGAAACGGAATAGAGCTTTTTGCTATGCTCCATATCTGGCGGTGTTTAAAGATGGGTAA
- a CDS encoding toxin-antitoxin system HicB family antitoxin, with the protein MATLTIRLPDDKHSRLKELAKARGISLNKLMEEFSNIALAEFDAYTRFKVLAAMGNQAQGLALLDKLDLHFSQS; encoded by the coding sequence ATGGCAACATTAACAATTCGTCTTCCTGATGATAAACACTCTCGTCTCAAGGAATTAGCGAAGGCAAGGGGGATTAGCCTAAATAAATTGATGGAAGAATTTTCTAATATTGCTCTCGCTGAGTTTGATGCCTACACTCGCTTTAAGGTACTAGCTGCAATGGGTAATCAGGCTCAGGGTTTAGCCCTGTTAGATAAGCTTGATCTGCATTTTTCGCAATCTTAA
- a CDS encoding helicase-related protein: MQNFPVTWFESGATIKQIKHYFSQGKSEIRIASGFFTLRGWGFIRSSTKNKKVYLLVGIDEPGEERARKLLIDAILLDLRTGLDRERRQTVLDLIAKIESNNFHIVDARATDHHAKLYIVDSDTAIVTSSNTTGKGLVEQIESGCIYSSLLVDQYIQQTNNASQEIKTELNSYITQQVAELIKKFNDYFSNAIDITQELLTHLKKWLELCRPWDIYLKTILALDQTKEVSTTYDKEPLIYQKDMISLALKQIKEYGGSMLVASTGLGKTVIGTWIAVHLHKENIIDNVIVLCPNPVKKSWRYEIGDASIHADYFTLEILDKKTGNAQGLDDWERIRQKIKEKKSRYLLIFDESHKLRKRYPDQFGNKYSKLEKRRERKAFQRINELVNEIATMEQVRVLLLTGSPYATDINNINVQLHLLPHTSKDYKPYLLPEYFDDSSTWKIEEPEDFTELPVAQQLTTPHVAKYYSEKDEKGLYVLFGEKRKYFPEINLFTLEFPLFPQSESNLEWDLLSCIKEGYFDLNTPHPMFRKNILTQVKRSWSSSPSALLNTLYQVVDTPGGEREYDFVKKEKSEFLITREERQTKLNPIIKKLESFSIDQDLKVQSLLRIIERHSPKEKIVIFTELYPTAIYLEETILKYNPNLEVFCTISKEMISNRHYEYKAKSLKKVEEAINLFAPVANNFVPNDRQKLKNYDIFITTDNYGIGVNMQDASVVVNYDIAWTPIEPIQRAGRILRLWEEFRTVQVYTLIPKSQMSAELESEFLDIGKRWKNLMHRHEESRKLTDLPVLTSEFNQNVAIPKFAPEILVEKGRFTLENADDKDISPFFMHTRKLHQHRKYTQSLPSDLRSALLYKGRVALLFLLLSVDGEYQTLLFNPESKEFQSHTPESLLNIIECQQETPVAMLHPNVIEELSDEAIQKYCIQKKIDENTIIRECVLYLQPKTEEKLTEFSQSFLSN, translated from the coding sequence ATGCAGAATTTTCCTGTTACATGGTTTGAAAGTGGAGCAACCATCAAGCAAATCAAGCATTACTTTTCACAAGGTAAAAGTGAAATTCGCATCGCAAGTGGATTTTTTACACTCCGGGGATGGGGATTCATTCGATCCTCTACAAAAAATAAGAAAGTTTATTTGTTGGTCGGTATCGATGAGCCAGGTGAAGAAAGAGCAAGAAAATTATTGATCGATGCTATTCTTCTAGATCTTCGTACAGGACTAGACCGAGAACGTCGACAAACAGTACTTGATTTAATTGCAAAAATTGAATCTAATAATTTCCATATTGTTGATGCAAGAGCAACAGACCATCATGCAAAACTTTACATTGTTGATTCAGATACAGCAATTGTTACATCTTCTAATACGACGGGTAAAGGCTTAGTTGAACAAATAGAGTCTGGATGTATATATTCATCATTGCTTGTTGACCAATATATTCAACAAACAAATAACGCTTCTCAAGAGATCAAAACAGAGTTGAATTCTTATATTACACAACAAGTAGCTGAATTAATCAAAAAATTTAATGATTATTTTTCAAATGCCATTGATATTACTCAAGAGTTATTAACACATTTAAAAAAATGGCTAGAGCTGTGTCGACCCTGGGATATTTATTTAAAGACAATTCTTGCATTAGATCAGACTAAAGAAGTTTCAACAACTTATGATAAAGAGCCATTAATTTACCAAAAAGATATGATTTCTCTTGCGCTTAAACAAATCAAAGAATATGGTGGTTCAATGTTAGTTGCTTCAACCGGCTTAGGAAAAACTGTTATAGGAACTTGGATAGCTGTTCATTTACATAAAGAAAATATAATTGATAATGTTATAGTGCTTTGTCCAAATCCAGTTAAGAAATCTTGGAGATATGAAATCGGAGATGCTAGTATTCACGCTGACTATTTTACACTTGAAATCCTAGATAAAAAAACTGGAAACGCTCAAGGATTAGATGACTGGGAACGTATCAGACAAAAAATAAAAGAGAAAAAAAGTAGATATTTGTTAATTTTTGATGAAAGTCATAAACTGCGTAAGCGTTATCCTGATCAGTTCGGAAATAAGTATTCAAAACTTGAAAAAAGAAGAGAAAGAAAAGCATTTCAAAGAATTAATGAGCTAGTAAATGAAATTGCAACTATGGAACAAGTTAGAGTTCTACTACTAACTGGATCTCCATATGCTACAGATATTAATAATATTAATGTTCAACTTCATTTATTACCCCATACCTCTAAAGATTATAAACCATACTTACTTCCAGAATATTTTGATGATAGCAGCACTTGGAAAATCGAAGAGCCAGAAGATTTTACTGAGTTACCCGTTGCACAACAATTAACAACGCCTCATGTTGCAAAATACTATAGTGAAAAAGACGAAAAAGGTCTTTATGTTTTATTTGGTGAAAAAAGAAAATATTTCCCTGAAATTAATTTATTCACTCTGGAGTTCCCCCTATTTCCACAATCAGAGTCTAATTTAGAATGGGATCTTTTAAGTTGCATTAAAGAAGGTTACTTTGATCTCAATACACCTCATCCTATGTTTCGAAAAAATATTCTTACGCAAGTTAAGAGAAGTTGGTCTAGTTCTCCATCTGCATTATTAAACACTTTGTATCAAGTCGTAGATACCCCAGGAGGAGAGAGAGAATATGATTTTGTCAAGAAAGAGAAGTCTGAGTTTCTTATTACTCGTGAAGAGCGTCAGACTAAACTCAACCCTATTATTAAAAAATTGGAATCTTTTAGTATAGATCAAGACCTTAAAGTACAAAGCTTATTGAGAATAATTGAGCGCCATTCTCCCAAAGAGAAAATTGTAATTTTTACAGAACTTTATCCGACAGCCATTTATTTGGAAGAAACTATCCTTAAATATAACCCCAATCTTGAAGTCTTTTGTACTATTTCAAAAGAAATGATCTCGAATCGACATTATGAATATAAAGCAAAGAGTCTTAAAAAGGTAGAAGAAGCAATTAATTTATTTGCTCCAGTAGCAAATAATTTTGTTCCAAATGACAGACAAAAACTAAAAAATTATGATATTTTTATTACTACAGATAATTATGGTATTGGTGTAAATATGCAAGATGCATCGGTAGTTGTTAACTATGATATTGCATGGACTCCAATCGAACCAATTCAAAGAGCAGGAAGAATTTTACGTTTGTGGGAAGAATTTAGGACTGTTCAAGTTTATACGCTTATTCCAAAATCGCAAATGAGTGCCGAATTAGAGAGTGAATTTCTAGATATTGGAAAACGTTGGAAAAATTTAATGCATCGTCATGAGGAATCACGAAAATTAACAGATTTACCTGTCTTAACATCTGAATTCAATCAAAACGTAGCAATACCAAAATTTGCTCCTGAAATATTAGTAGAAAAAGGTAGATTTACTTTGGAAAATGCGGATGATAAAGATATTTCTCCCTTTTTCATGCACACACGAAAATTACATCAACATAGGAAATACACTCAATCATTACCTAGTGATTTACGGAGTGCATTACTATACAAAGGACGTGTAGCTTTATTATTTTTATTATTGAGTGTAGACGGAGAATACCAAACATTACTCTTTAATCCTGAGTCAAAAGAGTTTCAGTCTCATACTCCAGAGTCATTACTAAATATAATTGAATGTCAACAAGAAACTCCAGTAGCTATGTTACATCCAAATGTCATCGAAGAATTGAGTGACGAAGCTATTCAAAAGTATTGCATCCAGAAAAAAATTGACGAAAATACTATTATTCGCGAGTGTGTGCTTTATCTACAGCCTAAAACGGAAGAGAAATTAACTGAATTCAGTCAGTCATTTCTTTCGAACTAA